Proteins encoded together in one Fibrobacter sp. UWEL window:
- a CDS encoding NAD(+)/NADH kinase, translated as MQKITFKQIGIIGWKEKSPELAFALEQIIQWATEHPQVKFCVLENLKEQVKAPIKVVKEPTLLKSDLLLAVGGDGTVLSAAHLALGHKIPILGVNAGHVGFLAETRIKCLPQTLDDLLAGVFSTRDRMMIDATVFHGRKCIAKHTVLNEVHFRAHAPERMVNVNVEYNGTEYTEYWADSLLVSTPTGSTAYNLAAGGPIIHPATYAVVLTPVAPGSLSVRPLIMSLTDKKLVLRPAENKTLDLVFDGRTCIPLEPGDHVVLTQSKSFTTFLRMRHTGFVGALREKLGWTGKRG; from the coding sequence ATGCAGAAAATAACCTTCAAACAGATTGGCATTATTGGCTGGAAGGAGAAAAGCCCTGAACTGGCTTTCGCTCTGGAACAGATTATCCAGTGGGCAACGGAACATCCTCAGGTGAAGTTCTGCGTTCTGGAAAACTTGAAGGAACAGGTGAAGGCTCCCATCAAGGTGGTGAAGGAACCCACCCTTCTGAAATCCGACTTGCTGTTGGCTGTTGGCGGCGACGGTACCGTTCTTTCTGCCGCACATCTGGCGTTGGGTCACAAGATTCCCATCCTGGGAGTAAATGCAGGGCACGTAGGCTTCCTGGCGGAAACCCGTATCAAGTGCCTCCCTCAGACTCTGGACGACCTGCTGGCAGGCGTGTTTAGCACCCGCGACCGCATGATGATCGACGCCACCGTTTTTCACGGCAGGAAGTGCATTGCCAAGCATACGGTGCTGAACGAAGTCCACTTCCGCGCCCACGCTCCCGAACGTATGGTGAACGTGAACGTGGAATACAACGGTACTGAATATACGGAATACTGGGCAGACTCCCTGCTGGTTTCTACTCCCACAGGATCTACGGCCTATAACCTGGCTGCAGGAGGCCCCATTATCCATCCCGCTACTTATGCCGTGGTGTTGACTCCCGTTGCTCCGGGAAGCCTTTCTGTCCGTCCTTTGATTATGTCCCTGACAGACAAGAAACTGGTGCTGAGGCCTGCGGAAAACAAAACCTTGGATCTTGTTTTCGATGGCCGTACTTGCATCCCTCTGGAACCTGGCGACCATGTGGTTTTGACTCAGAGCAAGTCCTTTACCACCTTCCTTCGCATGCGACACACTGGTTTTGTGGGCGCTCTCCGCGAAAAACTTGGCTGGACCGGAAAACGCGGCTAA